Proteins encoded by one window of Collimonas fungivorans:
- a CDS encoding glycosyltransferase family 4 protein, which produces MRVLHFYKTYQSESYGGIEQTIYQLCKCSPASGTESEVLTLSDDPDPAELMYDGHKVHRVKLDLQIASTGFSLSALKRFAQLAAEVDIVHYHFPWPFMDLAHFVTRMNKPSVVTYHSDIVRYKTLLQLYRPLMHRFLNSVDAIVATSPNYLQTSSVLAGYKDKTQVIPIGLDKSNYPTPSTALTEKWQKQIGGRFFLFVGAIRYYKGLHILLDAARGTDYPIVIVGAGPIEQELKQRVQEQGLRNVIFLGVVSDEDKVALLQLCYAIVFPSHLRSEAFGISLLEGAMYGKPMISSEIGTGTSYINNHRETGLVVPPSDPEAFRLAMQQLWDDPELARTMGARAQARYHKLFTARVMGESYAGLYRDVLQIHGQAETQVSLEA; this is translated from the coding sequence ATGCGGGTTCTTCATTTTTACAAGACCTATCAGTCGGAATCGTACGGCGGGATCGAGCAAACCATTTACCAGCTGTGCAAATGTTCGCCAGCCAGCGGGACCGAGAGCGAAGTGCTGACGCTGAGCGACGATCCCGATCCGGCGGAATTGATGTACGACGGCCATAAGGTGCACAGGGTCAAGCTTGACCTGCAGATCGCTTCGACTGGCTTTTCGTTGTCCGCGCTGAAGCGTTTCGCGCAGCTTGCTGCCGAGGTCGATATCGTGCACTACCATTTTCCGTGGCCGTTCATGGACCTGGCCCATTTTGTCACACGCATGAACAAGCCGAGCGTGGTTACCTATCATTCCGACATCGTGCGCTACAAGACGCTGTTGCAGTTGTACCGGCCGCTGATGCACCGCTTCCTGAACAGTGTCGACGCAATCGTCGCCACCTCTCCGAATTACCTGCAAACCAGTTCTGTGCTGGCCGGGTACAAGGACAAGACGCAGGTCATCCCCATCGGCCTCGACAAGAGCAACTATCCGACGCCATCGACGGCTCTGACGGAGAAATGGCAAAAGCAGATCGGCGGGCGTTTCTTCCTGTTCGTAGGCGCCATCCGCTATTACAAAGGTTTGCACATCCTGCTCGATGCCGCGCGCGGAACCGATTATCCGATTGTGATCGTAGGCGCCGGGCCGATTGAACAGGAACTGAAGCAGCGGGTCCAGGAGCAAGGCTTGCGCAATGTGATCTTCCTCGGCGTTGTCAGCGATGAAGACAAGGTCGCGTTGCTGCAGCTGTGCTACGCCATTGTGTTCCCGTCGCACCTGCGTTCGGAAGCGTTCGGCATCTCGTTGCTGGAGGGAGCGATGTACGGCAAGCCCATGATTTCCAGCGAGATCGGCACCGGCACCAGTTATATCAACAACCATCGGGAAACCGGCCTGGTGGTCCCACCCAGCGACCCGGAGGCTTTCCGGCTGGCGATGCAGCAGTTATGGGATGACCCTGAGCTGGCGCGGACCATGGGTGCGCGGGCGCAAGCGCGTTATCACAAATTGTTTACGGCCAGGGTGATGGGGGAAAGTTATGCCGGCCTCTATCGCGACGTGCTGCAAATACATGGGCAGGCGGAAACGCAGGTAAGCCTGGAGGCCTGA
- a CDS encoding GGDEF domain-containing protein, translating into MSLNRLFWLISILLMLLFLVLIGRIVSSEWSVYERSTKSMPAIRNLQLALLVEERLAAERDPGNSLLLQEAGAAAREFAGLDQARFASDRALASLRRALQKQAVPQLAPVVAHVASTEQALAAMRKEMDLLLALSERQRDMAAVGAVLRTMDHVDSGFSPVIVALADTAIRSDSQLSDGLEGALLASSLRNIAGRIGAVFTAPVIAQRPLTSQEIDAFSRLSGQIGQLYSGIELQLRPYQDNPVLKAALDTVHDRYLGAGLGFLNELFAIGRSSGDYGLGARDMAVRYVPQMAAIPHLRDLVLAEMLQQARHQNRQAAFFLVAVSGLGVVALAIFVLLMQVIRLRVLRPILDATDLFVSLADERFSTIIPIPRHDDEIGVMMRAIHVLKAHSLAKVRLEKQREEMIAQLRTLSDTDFLTGLLNRRAFFAQGEQQFGIAQRYRRQLTLILMDVDHFKAVNDRHGHQAGDQVLRVVADLCRRHHRKVDLLARYGGEEFLLMLPEIDLSQGLAAAEKLRCAIDACHFRLDGGEMINVTASFGVVAFECDNDLESLIGRADQALYQAKHSGRNVVVAAPRGKLDETIVFV; encoded by the coding sequence ATGTCGCTCAATCGTTTGTTCTGGCTGATTTCGATCTTGCTGATGCTGCTTTTTCTGGTTCTGATCGGCCGGATCGTTAGCAGCGAGTGGTCCGTATACGAACGCAGCACAAAAAGCATGCCCGCCATCCGGAACCTGCAGCTGGCATTGCTGGTGGAAGAAAGGCTGGCGGCCGAGCGTGATCCCGGCAATTCACTGCTGCTGCAAGAAGCTGGCGCTGCTGCCAGGGAATTTGCAGGACTGGACCAGGCGCGGTTCGCGAGCGATCGGGCGCTGGCAAGCTTGCGCCGCGCCTTGCAAAAGCAGGCGGTTCCACAGCTGGCGCCGGTGGTCGCACATGTTGCGTCGACCGAGCAGGCGCTGGCGGCGATGCGCAAAGAGATGGATCTGCTGCTGGCGCTGTCGGAACGGCAGCGCGACATGGCAGCCGTCGGCGCCGTACTGCGGACGATGGACCATGTGGATAGCGGTTTTTCTCCGGTAATCGTTGCTCTGGCCGACACCGCCATTCGCTCCGATTCGCAGCTTAGCGACGGCTTGGAAGGCGCCTTGCTGGCTTCCAGCTTGCGCAATATCGCTGGTCGGATCGGCGCTGTCTTTACCGCGCCGGTAATTGCTCAACGGCCTTTGACTTCCCAGGAAATCGATGCATTTTCAAGGCTGTCGGGTCAAATCGGCCAGTTGTATTCCGGGATTGAGCTGCAGTTGCGTCCTTACCAGGATAATCCGGTTTTGAAAGCCGCCCTGGATACGGTGCACGATCGTTATCTTGGCGCCGGCCTGGGTTTCCTGAACGAATTGTTTGCTATCGGACGCAGCTCTGGAGACTACGGTCTCGGCGCTCGCGACATGGCGGTTCGCTATGTGCCGCAAATGGCTGCGATTCCGCATCTGCGCGACCTGGTCCTGGCCGAAATGCTGCAGCAGGCCAGGCACCAAAACAGGCAGGCTGCTTTTTTCCTGGTGGCGGTAAGCGGCCTGGGAGTGGTGGCCCTGGCTATTTTCGTGCTGCTCATGCAGGTGATACGGTTGCGTGTCTTGCGTCCTATCCTTGACGCCACGGATCTGTTTGTATCGCTGGCCGACGAACGGTTCAGCACGATAATTCCGATACCGCGCCATGACGATGAGATCGGCGTCATGATGCGGGCAATCCATGTGCTGAAGGCGCATAGCCTGGCCAAGGTCCGGCTGGAAAAACAGCGCGAAGAAATGATTGCGCAACTGCGGACTTTGTCTGACACGGATTTCCTGACCGGCCTGCTGAATCGCCGCGCTTTTTTTGCGCAGGGCGAGCAGCAATTCGGCATTGCCCAGCGCTACCGGCGGCAATTGACGCTGATCTTGATGGACGTAGATCATTTCAAGGCCGTCAATGACCGCCACGGACACCAGGCTGGCGACCAGGTATTGCGTGTAGTAGCGGACTTGTGCCGGCGACATCACCGTAAGGTCGACTTGCTGGCGCGTTACGGCGGCGAGGAATTCCTCCTGATGCTGCCCGAAATCGACTTGTCCCAGGGGCTTGCGGCGGCTGAGAAATTGCGCTGCGCTATCGACGCCTGCCATTTCCGGCTGGATGGGGGCGAGATGATCAATGTCACCGCCAGTTTTGGCGTGGTGGCTTTTGAATGCGACAACGACCTTGAAAGCCTGATAGGCCGTGCCGACCAGGCCTTGTATCAAGCCAAGCACAGCGGCCGCAACGTGGTGGTGGCGGCGCCGCGGGGTAAATTGGACGAGACGATTGTCTTTGTCTGA